The following are from one region of the Mustela lutreola isolate mMusLut2 chromosome 7, mMusLut2.pri, whole genome shotgun sequence genome:
- the LOC131836037 gene encoding NADH dehydrogenase [ubiquinone] iron-sulfur protein 6, mitochondrial-like isoform X2 yields the protein MAAAVTFCRLLGRTGPAALSLPRGARCFGVRTSPTGEKTTHTGQVYDDADYRKVRFVGRQKEVNENFAIDLIAEQPVSEVGNCVIACDGGGGALGHPKVYINLDKDTKTGR from the coding sequence ATGGCGGCGGCAGTGACATTCTGCCGGCTGCTGGGCCGCACCGGCCCGGCGGCGCTGAGCCTGCCCCGGGGCGCCCGGTGCTTTGGGGTGCGCACGTCGCCGACCGGGGAGAAGACTACGCACACCGGCCAGGTCTACGACGATGCGGACTACAGGAAGGTCCGGTTCGTGGGTCGCCAGAAAGAGGTGAATGAAAACTTTGCCATTGACCTGATCGCTGAGCAGCCCGTGAGCGAAGTTGGAAATTGTGTGATCGCGTGTGACGGCGGCGGGGGGGCTCTTGGCCACCCGAAAGTGTACATAAACCTGGACAAGGACACGAAGACGGGgaggtga